In the Ostrinia nubilalis chromosome 15, ilOstNubi1.1, whole genome shotgun sequence genome, one interval contains:
- the LOC135078918 gene encoding zinc finger protein ZFP2-like isoform X9, which yields MFEQQIKAEPMSFYSSHPHVHSGPPSIVRPDSNHPIINMNQHHQSHQEDSKDSLIVQQQVQQHQQDLMEQHQQQELQQQDDELSFKGMDDEGVDMDMDSRQCSQKAYLQGMGVDMGSVQTKMEVPNGGQSTPRSKPQACKVCGKVLSSASSYYVHMKLHSGNKPFQCTVCDAAFCRKPYLEVHMRTHTGERPFQCDLCLKRFTQKSSLNTHKRVHTEEHRRALLEKVRPYQCHICFMRFTQKSSLGRHGKIHTEEHIQSLINKVRPYQCDICDKRFTQKSSLGTHKRIHTGERPFQCTVCLKSFTQKCALNLHEKIHTGERPYQCDACLKRFTQKSSLNIHKRTHTVQGRPFQCLSCPAAFTCKQYLEIHTRTHTGERPYQCDICLKRFTQKSSLNIHKRTHSVQGRPFQCLQCPAAFTCKQYLEIHNRTHTGERPYQCDVCLKRFAQKSTLNIHKRTHTVQGRPYACLECPAAFTCKPYLEIHMRTHTGERPFECDVCFKRFTQKSTLNIHKRIHTGERPYACDICQKRFAVKSYVTAHRWSHVADKPLNCDRCSMTFTSKSQFALHIRTHSAGPCYECSVCGRTFVRDSYLIRHHNRVHRENHSNMSANSIGTINSVATNTNNSSSNYDSPGVCDLSFVPMVNRYMTSQGTQVSMQDTQSKMSAMSPQSIASISSPPPPHTPTPQPQMSGQMHLGD from the exons ATGTTTGAGCAGCAGATCAAGGCAGAGCCCATGAG tttctaCTCATCCCATCCACATGTCCACTCCGGTCCCCCATCAATAGTCCGGCCCGACTCCAACCATCCGATCATCAACATGAACCAGCATCACCAGTCACACCAGGAAGACTCCAAAGACAGTCTCATAGTACAACAACAAGTACAACAACATCAGCAGGACCTTATGGAACAACACCAACAACAAGAATTACAGCAGCAAGATGATGAG CTCAGTTTCAAGGGAATGGATGATGAGGGTGTAGACATGGACATGGATAGCCGACAGTGCTCTCag AAAGCTTATTTACAGGGTATGGGTGTGGATATGGGCTCTGTTCAGACAAAAATGGAGGTACCAAATGGGGGCCAATCAACCCCTCGATCAAAACCTCAAGCTTGCAAA gtCTGCGGTAAAGTGCTATCATCTGCTTCATCGTATTATGTCCACATGAAACTTCATTCTGGCAATAAACCCTTCCAGTGTACG GTTTGCGACGCAGCTTTTTGCCGCAAGCCTTACCTGGAGGTCCATATGCGTACGCACACAGGCGAACGCCCGTTTCAGTGCGACCTCTGCCTGAAGCGATTCACGCAGAAATCCAGTCTCAATACGCACAAACGCGTCCACACTG AGGAGCACAGACGAGCCCTGTTAGAGAAAGTGCGGCCGTACCAGTGCCACATCTGTTTTATGCGCTTCACTCAGAAGTCCAGCCTTGGCCGTCATGGGAAAATACACACTG AGGAGCACATCCAATCGCTGATCAACAAAGTGCGCCCCTATCAGTGCGACATCTGTGACAAGCGGTTCACGCAGAAGTCCAGCCTTGGCACTCATAAACGTATACACACTG GGGAGCGGCCGTTCCAGTGCACCGTCTGCCTCAAGTCCTTCACGCAGAAGTGCGCGCTCAATTTGCACGAAAAAATACATACGG GCGAGCGGCCCTATCAGTGCGACGCGTGTCTCAAGCGCTTCACGCAGAAGTCCAGCCTCAATATACATAAGAGGACGCACACAG TCCAGGGGAGACCGTTCCAGTGCCTGTCGTGCCCCGCCGCCTTCACCTGCAAGCAATACCTGGAGATTCACACTCGCACGCACACCGGGGAGCGCCCGTATCAGTGCGACATCTGCCTCAAGCGGTTCACCCAGAAATCCAGTCTGAACATCCACAAGCGGACCCACTCAG TGCAGGGCCGGCCGTTCCAATGCCTGCAGTGCCCGGCCGCCTTCACTTGCAAGCAGTATCTAGAGATCCACAACCGCACGCATACCGGCGAGCGCCCTTACCAGTGTGACGTATGCCTCAAGAGATTCGCGCAAAAATCGACACTCAATATACATAAACGAACGCACACAG TGCAAGGGCGGCCGTACGCCTGCCTGGAGTGCCCGGCGGCGTTCACGTGCAAGCCGTACCTGGAGATTCACATGCGAACGCACACGGGCGAGCGGCCCTTCGAGTGCGATGTCTGTTTCAAGCGCTTCACGCAGAAATCGACGCTCAACATTCACAAGCGAATACACACCG GTGAGCGACCGTACGCTTGTGATATTTGTCAGAAAAGATTTGCTGTGAAGAGTTATGTAACGGCACACAG ATGGTCGCACGTGGCCGACAAGCCGCTGAACTGCGACCGCTGCTCGATGACGTTCACGTCCAAGTCGCAGTTCGCGCTGCACATCCGCACGCACTCGGCCGGGCCCTGCTACGAGTGCAGCGTCTGCGGGCGCACCTTCGTGCGGGACAGCTATCTCATAAG ACATCACAACCGCGTGCACCGCGAGAACCACAGCAACATGTCGGCCAATAGCATCGGCACCATCAACAGCGTCGCCACTAACACCAATAACTCCAGCAGCAACTACGACTCGCCCGGCGTTTGTGACTTAAG CTTCGTGCCTATGGTGAACCGCTACATGACCTCTCAAGGCACGCAGGTTTCGATGCAAGATACTCAGAGCAAGATGTCAGCTATGTCGCCGCAGTCTATTGCGTCAATAT cTTCGCCCCCTCCTCCACACACTCCAACACCGCAGCCCCAGATGTCTGGACAGATGCATCTTGGAGACTGA